The Kluyveromyces marxianus DMKU3-1042 DNA, complete genome, chromosome 6 genome window below encodes:
- a CDS encoding aldo-keto reductase superfamily protein: MTNQKFFTLSNGNKIPAVAVVGTGTKWYKAEETDATFSQELTDIVKLSLDTVPGIVHIDAAETYKTYPELGAALKETKKPREEIFITDKFSSLHKISEDPKSALETALKKLGVDYVDLYLIHSPFFDKDLNIDLETAWKQLEELYKSGKAKNIGVSNFTVEDLKKVLAIAEIKPQVNQIEFSPFLQNQTPGIVEFSQKNDILLEAYSPLGPLQKKPTDADQQPFYQYLKELSEKYNKTEAQVLLLWVYKRGILPVTTSAKIERIKQAQDIFSFDLTEEEVKKITDLGLQHEPVRLYWVDFYTKYNSEAQK; the protein is encoded by the coding sequence atgacaaACCAAAAGTTCTTTACTTTATCCAATGGGAACAAGATTCCAGCTGTTGCCGTTGTTGGTACAGGTACCAAGTGGTACAAAGCTGAAGAAACTGATGCTACTTTCTCTCAAGAATTGACTGATATCGTAAAGCTATCTCTAGACACTGTCCCAGGAATTGTTCACATTGATGCAGCCGAGACCTACAAAACTTATCCAGAGTTGGGTGCTGCTTTGaaggaaacaaagaagCCCAGGGAAGAGATTTTCATTACAGACAAGTTTTCTTCCTTGCACAAGATTTCGGAAGATCCTAAGTCTGCTTTAGAAACcgctttgaagaagctagGAGTTGATTATGTTGACTTATACTTGATTCATTCTCCATTTTTCGACAAGGACTTGAATATTGATCTAGAGACCGCTTGGaagcaattggaagaaCTATACAAATCGGGAAAGGCAAAGAACATTGGTGTCTCAAACTTTACTGTTGAggatttgaaaaaagttTTGGCCATTGCTGAAATTAAACCTCAAGTGAATCAAATCGAGTTTTCTCCATTCTTGCAAAACCAGACCCCAGGTATCGTGGAGTTTAGCCAAAAGAACGATATTTTACTAGAAGCCTATTCTCCATTAGGTCCTCTCCAAAAGAAGCCCACTGATGCTGACCAACAACCATTCTATCAATATCTGAAGGAACTTTCTGAAAAGTATAACAAAACTGAAGCTCaagttttgttgttgtgggTGTACAAGCGCGGTATCTTGCCAGTTACCACTTCTGCCAAGATCGAGAGAATCAAGCAAGCCCAAGACATCTTCAGCTTTGATCTtactgaagaagaggtaaAGAAAATTACCGATTTGGGTTTACAACATGAACCTGTTAGATTGTACTGGGTTGATTTCTACACCAAGTACAACTCCGAAGCCCAAAAATGA